In Opitutaceae bacterium TAV5, one genomic interval encodes:
- a CDS encoding anchor protein, translating to MKKTLILAGLLALGLTAVQAQINVGSNPTFLNSEDWLDAPTPLTLEDGSSFYGSDGYIAAIFVDTINQGNDVLIGAGDFCDTWGGDYSAKTGMFAAVTNIGSIWLNSSETFTVRIRVFQLAAGVNADFDYVQNAYNDGSVAAKWADILVNGTYGEYSYQETAGADGYVLNGGQSVHTTSNLTWYTTSSVPEPSTYAALAGLAIMAWAALRRSRR from the coding sequence ATGAAAAAGACATTGATACTAGCGGGGCTTCTGGCCCTTGGCCTGACCGCCGTGCAGGCGCAGATAAACGTGGGAAGCAATCCGACTTTCCTTAATTCGGAAGACTGGCTGGATGCGCCGACTCCGCTGACATTGGAGGATGGCTCTTCGTTCTATGGTTCGGATGGTTACATCGCCGCCATATTCGTGGATACGATCAACCAAGGGAATGATGTCCTCATCGGGGCTGGCGATTTTTGCGACACGTGGGGCGGAGACTATTCGGCCAAAACCGGGATGTTCGCCGCCGTAACCAATATTGGTTCGATATGGCTGAATTCCAGTGAGACATTCACTGTCCGTATCCGGGTGTTCCAACTGGCAGCAGGCGTAAATGCGGATTTTGACTATGTGCAGAACGCGTATAATGACGGGAGTGTTGCAGCCAAGTGGGCGGACATTCTCGTCAATGGCACCTACGGCGAATATAGCTATCAGGAAACTGCCGGTGCGGATGGATATGTGCTCAACGGCGGTCAGTCCGTCCATACAACCAGCAACCTTACGTGGTACACCACCAGTTCCGTGCCGGAGCCGTCCACGTATGCGGCGCTGGCCGGGCTGGCGATCATGGCCTGGGCGGCGCTGCGTCGCAGTCGTCGCTGA